The genomic stretch GCCTGTCGGGCACGCCCATCGAGAACACGCTCCTTGAGCTGTGGTCCCTGTTCGAGTTCCTCATGCCCGGCTTCCTGGGCTCCCAGGCATCCTTCCAGAAGGGTTTCGTCAAGCCCATAAAAGACGGCGACGACGACAGCCTCGGCTACCTCAAGGCGCGGGTCAAACCCTTCATCCTGCGCCGGACCAAAAACGAGGTCGCCAAGGATCTGCCGCCCAAGATCGAAAACATCTACTACTCCGCCCTGTTGGACGATCAGCGCGATCTGTATTCGGCCCTGGCCAAGAAGCTCAAGGAGCAGGTCCTGCAGGACGTGGACGAGAAGGGCATCGGCCAGAGCCAGATCTCCATCCTTGATGCGCTCCTGAAGCTGCGTCAGATCTGCTGCCACCCGAGGCTCCTGAAGCTCGACATGCCCGGCTTCAACGCCAACCTGTCTTCCGGCAAGTTCGAGGCCTTCAAGGACCTCGTGACCTCCATCATCGACGACGGCCACAAGGTGCTCGTCTTCTCGCAGTTTGTGCAGATGCTGCATATCATCCGCAACTGGCTGCACATGGTCGAGATCCCCTTCTGCTACCTCGACGGAACCTCCAAGGACCGCTTCGAGCAGGTGGACAAGTTCAACAACACGCCCGAGATCCCCATCTTCCTGATCTCGCTCAAGGCGGGCGGCACGGGTCTGAACCTGACCTCGGCCGACTACGTCATCCACTACGACCCGTGGTGGAACCCGGCCGTGGAAGACCAGGCCACCGACCGCACGCACCGCATCGGTCAGACCCGCCAGGTCTTCGCCTACAAGATGATCTGCGAGAACACGGTCGAGGAGAAGATCCTGAAGCTTCAGGAATCCAAGAAAGGCATCGCCGACTCGATCATCCCAGGTCAGTCGGCCTGGAAGAGCCTGACCAGATCCGACCTGGAAATGCTCTTCGAAATCTAGACAACCTGAGGGGAAAGGCACGCGTCCTTTCCCCTCTTTTCATTCGGGCAAGGCTCCATGGCCCATCTTCTTGCCGCCAACGCGGTGCTCATCCTGCACCTTCTCTTCATCTGCCTGGTTATGCTCGGTGGTCTGGCCGTGCCCAGATACCCGCGCTTCGCCTTCGTTCATGTCCCGACGGCGATCTGGGGCGTTCTGGTCGAAGCCTTTGGCTGGTACTGTCCGTTGACGGATCTGGAAAATGCGCTGCTGCGCCGGGCGGGAGAGGAAGGCTATGGCGGAGGATTCGTGGAGCGCTACCTGCTCGCGATGATCTACCCTGACGGACTGACCCGCGAAACGCAGATGCTGCTGGCCGGGATGGTCGTGCTGGTCAACGTGGCCGTATATGGGTGGGTGCTGAAGAAAAGAGCGAAGCACAAGCAGACGCGAAAATGACCGGTCAGGACAGGACGCGCTGTACCCGCCTGAGTCTCGGCCACCAATAGGCGTCGAGGGTTGAGAGAATAACCCCCCGGCTCGCCGAGGCATGCAGAAAGGTTCTGTCCGCGACAAGCACGCCGATGTGATCACCGCCCTTGTCCGTGAAATACACCAGATCCCCTGGCCGCATCTGCCTGGTTTCGACGCGTTGTCCCATCCGGCTCTGATCACGCGAGGTGCGGGGCAGTTCCACCTGAAACGCCTCCCTGAAAATCGCCTGCATCAGTCCCGAACAATCCACCCCCTGACGGTCCGTGCCGCCGATGCGATGGCGCACGCCTTTCCAGGCTCTGAACTGGGAGAGCAATATGTCGGAAACCGTGGGGGTGAAGGTGTCCTGCGGAGGCGGGATCACGGGGGTTTGGATCATGGTCTTGGGAGCGCAACCGGTTCCCATGAAAAGCAGGCACAAAAAAAACAGCCCGCAGAGGTCGAGGGGCATCCGGCCCGACAATGATCGAAGCTTGAGGGACTTCATATGATGGTGCTTCCTGTACCGCGCCATGCAATTGAAACAAAGTGCCGGCCAGGACATTCGCGTACGCCTGGGCTCAGCCGCCGTTGTATCGGGGAATGGCCATTTCGTTGCAATCCAGGATGCGGCGGACGCGCTTCAGACGAGGGGTCCAATACCCATCGAATTTGGACAGGACCACGCCTTTCTTGCGCGAGGCGTGCATGAACTCGCTTTCATTCACGGCCACACCGACATGCTTGCGGCCGCGATCAATGAAATAGAGCAGATCACCGGGCTGGATTTCATCGCGGGGCACGGCCTCGCCCAATTTGGCCTGCTCACTGGACGTGCGGGGCAAATCCATTTCAAAGGCGTCCTTGAAGACCGCCTGAACCAGCGCCGAGCAGTCAATGCCACGATAGTCAGTCCCGCCCATGCGATAGCGCACTCCGCGCCAATCTTCGTACTGGGCCAGAACAATGTCCCCGATGGAAGGGACCGGCTCAATGTCACCGGTATCGACCAAGGAAGAGAAGTCGGCGGATTCATCCGGGGCCGACGTGGAAAAATAATCGTTGTCGCGGGAGAAAAGAATCGAATAATCGAATTCGCGGTGACGGGCAGGCTGGTCTTCATCCCGACGCATTTGCGAATATGCCAGTGAATCCTGCATGGCTGCGGAAAGGTCTGCGGTGGAGTCAACCTGCTTGGACGAGCATCCGCCCAAGGACCAGAAAACAAAGAGGATAAGCGCAAATCCAGGCAAAGCCGAAAACTCTCTACGGGGGCCTTGCCCACCTTGCGGAAAATCCATAGCTTATCCCCCTCTGCTCATTTTCAGCGATTCTGCTATACGAAAATTCACCCTACGTCAAAACACTTGCCCCAAGATCACGACCCGATTCGTGTCTCCAGCGCTCCGGGCGCGGCAGGACGCCGTCCCCAGGGGGCCGGCGTCCCGAATGAGCGATTCTACTCTACATACTCGCGCGGATTCTGACCCAACAGACAGAACACCTCATAGGTGATCGTCCCCCACCATCCGGCGAGCTCATCGGCCGAGATGGCAAAAGGTCCCTCCCCGCCAAGCATGAAAATCTCATCGCCCGCCGCCGCTTCCGGCACTCCGGTCAAGTCCACGGCCGTAAGCTGCATGCAGACCCGGCCCAGGACCGGAACGCGTTTGCCGTGAAGGAGCATCCGCGCCTTGCCCGACAGTCCGCGCGAATAGTTGTCGGCATAGCCCACGGCCACGATGCCCACGCGTATTTCGGCAGGAGCGGTGAAGGTGCGTCCGTAACTCACGCTTTGACCGGCAGGGATGGTCCTGATCTGCATCAGCCTGCTGGAGACCTGCATGGTCGGCTTCAGGCCAAGCCCCTTTTCCTCCCAGGGTGTGCCGTGAAAAGGATTGCCGCCGTAGAGGGCGATGCCCGGGCGTTGCAGATCGTGGTGCAAATCTGGATGCCCGAAGATGGCCCCGGAGTTGGCCAGGCTGGCCCGCACGTCCAGCCCCCGGGCATGCAGAGTCTTGAGGATGCGCGCAAACCTGTCGCCCTGTTCGCGTACGTATTCGACCTGTCCAGGATCGTCGGCCGTGGCCAGATGGGAGCAGGCCATGGTCGCCCGGACATGCTCCAGTCCGTCCAGCGTGTCGGCCACTCCCGCCGCCTCGTCCGGCGCAAAGCCGAGCCGGGCCATGCCCGTATCGAACTTCAGGGCGACCCGGACCGTTGTCCCGGCGTGGCTTGCGGCCTCTTCCAGAAGCAGCAGCTGCTCGGTGCTGCCCACAAAGGCGACAATGTCACGCTCGCACACGCAGGCGTAATCTTCGGCGTCCAGTGGACCGAGCAGGGAGATGACCTCGGCCTCGGGCACGGTATCCTTAAGGACTGCGGCCTCGCCGACCGTCCCTGCGGCCATGGTCCGGGCCCCGGCCGCAAAGAGAGCCCCGGCCGCCTCGGGAAGCCCGTGCCCATAAGCATCGGACTTGATGACCGGCGCGGGGTCCGTGGCGCGGGTGCGGATCAGCCTGTAATTGTCCACCAGCGCCTGCAAACGGATGTGTGTGCGCACATGATTATACCAGATGGTCATGAAATGCTCCTTGAATGATGATCGTCAGACCCTTAGCCGCACGTGATAGCCGCGCCCGTCCCGGGCCACGAGCAGCAGCACCGTATTGGCCATGCGGTAGCGCTTGAACGCCCGGGCATAGTCATCCGCGGACGACAGCGCGTCCCCCGCGACCTTGAGCAGCAGATCGCCGCTCCTGAGCCCCAGCTGCTGGGCAGGGCTCCCCGGCCGGACCTGGGACACGACCAGGTTGCGCCCCTGGAGCCGCACCGTCATGCCCCAACGTCGGTCGGCCATGTCCAGTGCCTTTTCGTTCGTGAAGGCCTGCAACGTAACGGATGCCCTGCGCTTTCCCGTCTGTCCGGCAATATCCAGACGCAGCTCCTGCCCGAGGGTGAAATTCCTGAGTATGCGCTGATAGTGGCTGCGGTCCTCGACGCCCACCCCGTTGACCGAGGTGATCACGTCTCCGGGCTCGATCCCGGCCTTTTGCGAGGAAGCCTCATGCACCTGAGCCACGAGCATGCCTCGTGCCTCCTCAAGGCCCAGATACCGTGCAATGCGCTCGTCTACATCCTGGCCCTCAAGTCCCAGCCATGCGGCCTGCACGCGGCCGAAGCTGACCAGTTCTTCCACGACCCGCTTGGCCTTGTTGATGGGGATGGCGAACCCGATTCCCTCGGCTCCGGCATGGATGGCGGTGTTGATGCCGACCAGCTCGCCGGCCAAATTCATGAGCGGGCCACCGCTGTTGCCGGGGTTGATGGCCGCATCGGTCTGGATGAAATCCGTGAAGGTGCCCTGCTTGGTCTCGATGGTGCGTTCCAGGGCGGAGACCACTCCCGTGGTCACGGTGTTGCCAAACCCGAACGGATTGCCGATGGCGATGACCGTCTCGCCGATCATCATGTCCGAGGAGTCGCCCATGGTGGCCTGTGGCAGGTCCCGGGCGTCCTTCAGATGCAAGATGGCCAGGTCAAAGTCCGGATCAGAGCCGACCAGCTCGCCGTCGAACTGCCGCCCGTCCAGCAGGCGCACCCGGATGGTCGAGGCCCCCTCGATGACATGCGCGTTGGTCAGCACCAGCTGCTTGCCCGCGTCAATGATCACTCCGGAGCCAAGGCTGCGCTGTTCGAACCGACGAGTCAGATCCTGCGAGCCGAAAAAATGGCGGAACAAGGAGTCATCAAACATGGAGCCAAAAGGATTGATCTCCTGCTCGACGATGCGCGCGGTGTGGATGTTGACCACCGCCGGGGCCACGCTTTGCACGGTGCGCACCACCGGCGTCATGCGGATATCCCGGCCCGAGGCAAAAGAAAAATGGGCGCTCACGAGCGCCCAGCAAAGGATCACGGCCAGCAACTTGATCAGTTTCATGACAAAATCTCCTTGAAAATCATGACCTCAACCGAGGGGCCATGCAAAAAAGGGCCTTTTCCCAAATCTTGGGCCAGTTGTCATGTCAAATCATTCATCCAGGGAAATGGGGATGGTCCTGTTCACCGGGCGCCGGGTGCGCTTGGGCACCCGTATCTGCAAAAGGCCTGCCTTCATGCTGGCGGCCACGGCCTGGTCGTCGATATCCTCCGGCAGTTCGAAGCGGCGTGAAAAACAGCCATATGATCGCTCCATGACCTGGAAGGCCGCGCCCTCGACATTCAAAGGCGGCTGGCGTTCGCCGAAGACGGCCAGTTCGTTGCCATGCACCTCGAGCCGCACATTTTCACGCTCAAGCCCCGGCAACTCGACCAGAACGAAAAAAGCGTCCTCGACCTCGATCACATCGGCCACGGGCCGGAATCTGGCCAGCCTGCGCCCATTCTCGACAAAGGAGGAAGAGCAGGCAGAGTTCTCGACCAGACGCTGCATCTCTTCTTTTAAATCTTCCATCTCAAGCCAGGAATTCCACGGAAAAAGCTTTGCCATAAATCACCAATGGTTACGTCGTTTGAAGCGTGAAACCGCCACGCCGCCCGAAAAGCCGTGCAAACGGCTCTCAAATGAAAAACAATGCTCCAAGCGCCAAGATGGCGACAATTATGAGCACGATCCAGATTTTGCTCTTTTCCTCATCCACGAACATGGCGCTGCCGATTTGCGTACTTCGGAGGTTGTCGCTCTGGGCCTGGGCAAGGCGGCGCATCTCCTCGGCTTCGGCCTCGGCCTCCAGCTCGTGGCCACGGCCCTGGCGGCGCACTTCCTCCATGGCCAGGGCATACACGACGCCGCACTTGGGACATTCAAAGGGAGTCGCGAAGGCGTTGTCACCTTCCTGCCTTTCATAATGGCACTTTGGGCATTTTTCCAATCGCAATTTGAGATTAGCGGGTATGACCACGGCTTCGTCGGCCTTTGAGAACCTGGGCGACTCGGCGCCATCCGTAGTCTCGTCGGCGTCGGAAGTCTCGGCACCGTTGACGGACTCTGGAGCAGCTTGGGTCTCGACGTTTTCCGCAAGCTCGGGGGCTTCTTTTTTCTCAGTACTGTTTTCCATTTCACTCACTCGGAAGTCGTCACTTTCTGCAGTTGCAGGATATCTATATCCCCTTTGAAAATCTTCGCGATCCCATCCTGATAGAGAGTCCGCATGCCCTGCTCGATGGCCATCAGCGCGACCTCTTCCGATGAGTGCTTGCGGGCAATGGCCTTGCGGATTTCAGGGGTCGCGACCAGCAACTCGTGAATTCCGGTTCGCCCCCTGTAGCCGGTCTGGCCGCAACGTCCGCAGCCTTTTGCCCTGTAGATGAGGGCGCTTGAACGGTCGATGCCGAGTTCGGGAAAAAAGTCCTCTCCGTACTGAGTGAGCAGATACGCCCATTCCTCGTCGGAAGGGGCGTAGGCCTCGCGGCATTGCACGCACAGGGTCTTGACCAGGCGCTGGGCCAGAATGCCATGCAACGCTTCAGAGAAGTTAAGAGATTCTATGCCCATGTCCAGAAGGCGCGTCACGGTTTCCGACGCGGAGTTGGTGTGCAGGGTCGAAAAAACCATGTGTCCCGTCAGCGAAGCCTCCACGCCGATCTGCGCTGTCTGGAGATCGCGCATCTCGCCCACGAGGATAACGTCCGGGTCCGCACGCAGAAAGGCGCGCATGATGCGGGGAAAATCAAGGCCGATGGCGCTTTCGACCTGGACCTGCTGGAGCCCCGGCTGCGTGATCTCAACCGGGTCTTCGACGGTCCAGATCTTCTTGTCCGGGGTGTTGATGCGCGCAAGGATAGAGTGCAGCGTGGTCGTTTTTCCGGAACCTGTCGGCCCGACGACCAGAAAAATTCCGTGCGGCTTGAACATGAGACGCTCGATCTGGGCCTTGTTCGCATCGCTCAGGTTCAGCTTGTCGAACGGAAGAGCCTTGCCGGAGGTGAGCATGCGCAGCACCGCGCTCTCGCCGTGCACGGTGGGGAGCGTGGCGACGCGGAGCTCAAGCTCGCGCCCCTTGAAACGGACCTTGGCCTTGCCGTCCTGTGGCAGCCGCCGTTCGGAAATGTTCAGATTGGAGAGAATCTTGATGCGTGACACCACGGGCTTGATGATGCTCTCGGG from Desulfomicrobium apsheronum encodes the following:
- a CDS encoding DUF2784 domain-containing protein encodes the protein MAHLLAANAVLILHLLFICLVMLGGLAVPRYPRFAFVHVPTAIWGVLVEAFGWYCPLTDLENALLRRAGEEGYGGGFVERYLLAMIYPDGLTRETQMLLAGMVVLVNVAVYGWVLKKRAKHKQTRK
- a CDS encoding NlpC/P60 family protein, coding for MKSLKLRSLSGRMPLDLCGLFFLCLLFMGTGCAPKTMIQTPVIPPPQDTFTPTVSDILLSQFRAWKGVRHRIGGTDRQGVDCSGLMQAIFREAFQVELPRTSRDQSRMGQRVETRQMRPGDLVYFTDKGGDHIGVLVADRTFLHASASRGVILSTLDAYWWPRLRRVQRVLS
- a CDS encoding NlpC/P60 family protein, producing MDFPQGGQGPRREFSALPGFALILFVFWSLGGCSSKQVDSTADLSAAMQDSLAYSQMRRDEDQPARHREFDYSILFSRDNDYFSTSAPDESADFSSLVDTGDIEPVPSIGDIVLAQYEDWRGVRYRMGGTDYRGIDCSALVQAVFKDAFEMDLPRTSSEQAKLGEAVPRDEIQPGDLLYFIDRGRKHVGVAVNESEFMHASRKKGVVLSKFDGYWTPRLKRVRRILDCNEMAIPRYNGG
- the alr gene encoding alanine racemase, producing the protein MTIWYNHVRTHIRLQALVDNYRLIRTRATDPAPVIKSDAYGHGLPEAAGALFAAGARTMAAGTVGEAAVLKDTVPEAEVISLLGPLDAEDYACVCERDIVAFVGSTEQLLLLEEAASHAGTTVRVALKFDTGMARLGFAPDEAAGVADTLDGLEHVRATMACSHLATADDPGQVEYVREQGDRFARILKTLHARGLDVRASLANSGAIFGHPDLHHDLQRPGIALYGGNPFHGTPWEEKGLGLKPTMQVSSRLMQIRTIPAGQSVSYGRTFTAPAEIRVGIVAVGYADNYSRGLSGKARMLLHGKRVPVLGRVCMQLTAVDLTGVPEAAAGDEIFMLGGEGPFAISADELAGWWGTITYEVFCLLGQNPREYVE
- a CDS encoding trypsin-like peptidase domain-containing protein, producing the protein MKLIKLLAVILCWALVSAHFSFASGRDIRMTPVVRTVQSVAPAVVNIHTARIVEQEINPFGSMFDDSLFRHFFGSQDLTRRFEQRSLGSGVIIDAGKQLVLTNAHVIEGASTIRVRLLDGRQFDGELVGSDPDFDLAILHLKDARDLPQATMGDSSDMMIGETVIAIGNPFGFGNTVTTGVVSALERTIETKQGTFTDFIQTDAAINPGNSGGPLMNLAGELVGINTAIHAGAEGIGFAIPINKAKRVVEELVSFGRVQAAWLGLEGQDVDERIARYLGLEEARGMLVAQVHEASSQKAGIEPGDVITSVNGVGVEDRSHYQRILRNFTLGQELRLDIAGQTGKRRASVTLQAFTNEKALDMADRRWGMTVRLQGRNLVVSQVRPGSPAQQLGLRSGDLLLKVAGDALSSADDYARAFKRYRMANTVLLLVARDGRGYHVRLRV
- a CDS encoding Hsp20/alpha crystallin family protein; its protein translation is MAKLFPWNSWLEMEDLKEEMQRLVENSACSSSFVENGRRLARFRPVADVIEVEDAFFVLVELPGLERENVRLEVHGNELAVFGERQPPLNVEGAAFQVMERSYGCFSRRFELPEDIDDQAVAASMKAGLLQIRVPKRTRRPVNRTIPISLDE